From Saccharothrix espanaensis DSM 44229, the proteins below share one genomic window:
- a CDS encoding AAA family ATPase: protein MRVRTLELARYGAFEDRSVDFGSDLSLVLGGNETGKTTTLDALADLLWSIPLHSSRSFRFSRQALVLRATLFLPDEVELRVERVASGLSDIATGAGITAVWQGEGDDRARWKTSFGLSHEALRAGGRDLCQARGDLASLIFQARSGHSVRGILEDLSARADTLYKSHRNNKNVEARQALAEYQDAVSETEQAMARAHHVMEVRAAVERAAGDLALRRAEADRARAGHDTWSAKLRVVGEVRDLARTRARAAELRAAGPCLVGDDLAVWDDATRRLRSLDDDLADVERQRKAVEEQSAAITVEHDVLAEQSAITLLVHECTARVEGMATAGKSLSDADLLDTEARALLFSLTGVENLRVEDALSRLWLGEDRIAEFDTVASQLDNANAALSSSEKRVATALDQEAAESCDSAAAPTESVSALREALESLKAADSAPMAFDEALHAAHKATTERAELLNRAGLPVHADIGDVPSLDAAKTSGDQLIACEEALRTARSGAERATHRVGELEQGLRTSADRDVPDPAAVVSARAERDRLFDNVVRAWVAGMSASRAPGLPVEAERAIRHADSMADLISEHRQAAASRSALVSQLAAARVESGAAAAAVEAAESALALARQNWTAVWQPTGVTAPPPAEAIAHRALLIDALAAEGRARTARDLGESLRPLVEQQRTYLAELLAQAGRPRPGAVLDMLVTAAENVLSEDAEARGSRAVAQQMRKLREAAQFDRDQALATRDSIEAKWVSAFLTVGLPIMSPTGWYRRRDVVTRAHGLHADANRHREEAHVHRERYRLFAEELSRVAALLDVDVAADPTETTALLSDRLRAAQQAKTTSENFEHQLTALKARVEHTTRQREFASEELAVLHHRVGSDDLDHAAGRGRLLVDHEERAAKHTEVIRAALPDLDIDQLVSDLAEVDTESVRAAAESAERLADTATEARERTVGEHARLEQQYRELTTRPGAAELHAKAEEKLAVLAEHVEEYLDVEIQRTVLRSELEAHERKHASPLLDAAGRILEQLTEGRYVALRAQHGKDGRSLRIVGADEHAHAPDELSEGTADQAFLALRLAGIASLQESRVARGLPTLPVVLDDVLMTFDDARAAAALRVMAELAKRWQVIVLSHHTHISQLAAGLGLDNVTVSELVEPAKLEPTRGPEEVRAAVREGTALEEVAPTQPTRPTIAQDLTSVRTWARQNGFQVKERGRVPHDVIKAYEAANA from the coding sequence ATGCGCGTGAGAACGCTCGAACTCGCCCGCTACGGGGCCTTCGAAGACAGGTCCGTCGACTTCGGCTCCGACCTGAGCCTCGTCCTCGGCGGCAACGAGACCGGCAAGACCACTACTCTGGACGCCCTGGCCGACCTGCTCTGGTCGATCCCGCTCCACTCATCGCGCAGCTTCCGCTTCAGCAGGCAAGCACTCGTGCTGCGCGCCACCCTCTTCCTGCCGGACGAGGTGGAACTGCGCGTCGAGCGCGTCGCGAGCGGCCTGAGCGACATCGCGACGGGTGCCGGGATCACGGCGGTGTGGCAGGGCGAGGGGGACGATCGCGCCCGGTGGAAAACCTCGTTCGGGCTGTCGCACGAAGCTCTGCGCGCCGGTGGGCGTGATCTGTGCCAGGCACGAGGCGACCTGGCGTCGTTGATCTTCCAGGCGCGCAGCGGGCACTCGGTCCGCGGCATACTCGAAGACCTATCGGCACGAGCCGACACGCTGTACAAGAGCCACCGCAACAACAAGAACGTCGAGGCACGCCAGGCGCTCGCCGAGTACCAGGACGCCGTGTCCGAGACAGAACAGGCGATGGCGCGCGCTCATCACGTGATGGAGGTGCGGGCGGCCGTGGAACGGGCTGCGGGTGATCTGGCCCTGCGGCGTGCCGAGGCCGACAGAGCCAGGGCCGGGCACGACACGTGGAGCGCCAAGCTCAGGGTCGTGGGCGAGGTCCGGGACCTGGCACGCACGCGAGCCCGCGCAGCAGAGCTGCGTGCCGCCGGACCATGCCTGGTGGGAGACGACCTCGCGGTGTGGGACGACGCGACCCGGCGGCTCCGGTCGCTCGACGACGACCTGGCGGACGTCGAGCGACAGAGGAAGGCGGTGGAGGAGCAGTCGGCGGCCATCACCGTCGAGCACGATGTCCTGGCCGAGCAGTCGGCGATCACCCTGCTGGTCCACGAGTGCACAGCACGGGTCGAAGGCATGGCCACCGCCGGGAAATCACTGTCCGATGCCGATCTGCTGGACACCGAGGCTCGGGCGCTGCTCTTCAGCCTCACCGGTGTCGAGAACCTGCGGGTCGAGGACGCGCTGTCCCGTCTGTGGCTCGGCGAGGATCGAATCGCCGAGTTCGACACCGTCGCGTCCCAACTCGACAACGCGAACGCGGCGTTGTCCTCCTCCGAGAAAAGGGTGGCCACCGCTCTCGACCAGGAGGCGGCCGAGAGCTGCGATTCTGCCGCAGCGCCGACAGAATCCGTCTCGGCACTGCGCGAGGCGCTCGAATCGCTGAAGGCCGCAGATTCGGCGCCGATGGCGTTCGACGAAGCACTGCACGCGGCGCACAAGGCGACGACCGAGCGCGCCGAACTGCTCAACCGAGCAGGTCTTCCGGTTCACGCGGACATCGGCGACGTTCCGTCGCTGGACGCGGCCAAGACCAGCGGCGACCAGCTCATCGCGTGCGAAGAAGCACTACGTACCGCGCGTTCCGGAGCGGAGCGCGCCACACACCGGGTCGGCGAGCTCGAACAAGGGTTGCGCACGAGCGCTGATCGCGACGTCCCGGACCCCGCCGCGGTCGTGAGCGCACGCGCCGAGCGGGACAGGCTCTTCGACAACGTTGTGCGGGCGTGGGTGGCGGGCATGTCCGCATCGCGCGCACCGGGCCTCCCCGTGGAGGCGGAGCGCGCCATCCGACACGCCGACTCCATGGCCGACCTGATTTCCGAGCACCGGCAGGCGGCCGCGTCACGATCGGCTCTGGTCAGCCAGCTCGCGGCGGCACGCGTCGAGTCCGGCGCCGCCGCAGCGGCGGTGGAAGCCGCAGAGTCCGCACTGGCGCTGGCACGGCAGAACTGGACAGCAGTCTGGCAGCCGACAGGTGTAACCGCTCCTCCGCCCGCCGAGGCGATCGCACACCGTGCTCTGTTGATCGACGCACTGGCCGCCGAGGGCAGGGCTCGGACGGCACGGGACCTCGGGGAGAGCCTGCGTCCCCTCGTCGAGCAGCAGCGCACCTACCTGGCAGAGTTGCTCGCACAAGCCGGACGTCCGCGTCCCGGTGCCGTTCTGGACATGCTGGTGACGGCTGCGGAGAACGTGCTCTCCGAGGACGCCGAGGCGCGAGGATCGCGTGCCGTCGCGCAGCAGATGCGGAAGCTGCGGGAGGCCGCGCAGTTTGATCGCGACCAGGCACTGGCGACTCGCGATTCGATCGAGGCGAAGTGGGTCTCCGCCTTCCTGACCGTCGGACTGCCCATCATGAGTCCGACGGGGTGGTACCGACGACGGGACGTCGTGACGCGGGCCCATGGCCTGCACGCCGACGCGAACCGCCACCGCGAAGAGGCTCACGTGCACCGCGAGCGCTACCGGCTCTTCGCCGAGGAACTCTCCCGGGTGGCCGCGCTGCTGGACGTCGACGTGGCCGCTGATCCCACCGAAACCACCGCCCTGCTGTCCGACCGCCTGCGGGCAGCGCAGCAGGCCAAGACGACATCGGAGAACTTCGAGCACCAACTGACCGCGTTGAAGGCGAGGGTCGAACACACGACACGACAGCGGGAATTCGCTTCCGAGGAGTTGGCGGTGCTCCACCACCGTGTCGGCTCTGACGACCTCGACCACGCTGCAGGACGAGGACGCCTCCTCGTGGACCACGAAGAACGGGCTGCGAAGCACACCGAGGTGATCAGGGCGGCGCTGCCGGACCTCGACATCGACCAGTTGGTGTCCGATCTGGCAGAGGTCGACACCGAGTCCGTGCGTGCCGCAGCGGAATCCGCCGAACGACTCGCCGACACGGCGACCGAAGCTCGTGAGAGGACGGTCGGGGAGCACGCTCGGCTGGAGCAGCAGTACCGCGAGCTGACCACGCGTCCCGGAGCAGCGGAGCTGCACGCCAAGGCCGAGGAGAAGCTGGCCGTGCTGGCCGAGCACGTCGAGGAGTACCTGGACGTCGAGATCCAGCGGACGGTTCTGCGAAGTGAACTGGAAGCTCACGAGCGCAAGCACGCCTCTCCGCTGCTCGACGCGGCGGGTCGCATCCTCGAACAGCTCACCGAGGGCCGGTACGTCGCGCTGCGTGCCCAGCACGGCAAGGACGGGCGATCGCTGCGCATCGTGGGAGCCGACGAACACGCGCACGCACCTGATGAGCTGTCCGAGGGAACCGCGGACCAGGCGTTTCTCGCATTGCGGCTCGCGGGCATCGCGTCCCTCCAGGAGAGCCGTGTGGCCCGCGGATTGCCCACGCTGCCTGTCGTTCTGGACGACGTGCTGATGACGTTCGACGACGCGCGTGCCGCTGCCGCTCTCCGGGTCATGGCCGAATTGGCCAAGCGCTGGCAGGTCATCGTGCTGAGCCACCACACCCACATCAGTCAGCTGGCGGCGGGGTTGGGTCTCGACAACGTGACCGTGTCGGAGCTGGTGGAGCCGGCGAAGTTGGAGCCGACACGCGGCCCCGAGGAAGTGCGCGCCGCGGTACGCGAGGGCACGGCCTTGGAGGAGGTCGCGCCGACTCAGCCCACGCGCCCCACCATCGCGCAGGACTTGACGAGCGTGCGGACATGGGCACGCCAGAACGGATTCCAGGTCAAGGAACGGGGCCGTGTGCCCCATGACGTGATCAAAGCCTACGAAGCGGCGAACGCATGA